The Zingiber officinale cultivar Zhangliang chromosome 10A, Zo_v1.1, whole genome shotgun sequence genome contains a region encoding:
- the LOC122028235 gene encoding transmembrane protein 230-like yields MAYVDHAFSISDEDIMMGDSSYAIRSRPPIKEIAFAVALLVFGSLAIVVGSIMAANRVGGDRAHGIFFAILGSVLFLPGFYYTRIAYYAYKGYKGFSFDNIPAV; encoded by the exons ATGGCGTACGTCGACCACGCCTTCTCCATCTCCGACGAGGACATCATGATGGGCGACTCCAGCTACGCCATCCGCAGCCGGCCCCCCATCAAAGAGATCGCCTTCGCCGTCGCCCTCCTCGTATTCGGCTCCCTCGCCATCGTCGTCGGCTCCATCATGGCCGCCAACCGCGTCGGCGGCGACCGCGCCCACG GGATTTTCTTCGCGATTTTGGGGTCCGTGCTTTTCCTGCCAGGGTTCTACTACACGAGGATAGCTTATTATGCGTACAAGGGGTATAAAGGCTTTTCCTTTGACAATATTCCTGCTGTCTGA